A single Herpetosiphonaceae bacterium DNA region contains:
- the casB gene encoding type I-E CRISPR-associated protein Cse2/CasB has protein sequence MSNTAPSSDVIDRFVTRLETLDAGGRARLKRNAGHTLNEARDVYQIFFSLLPLGVQERHQDDYFLIATLYAVGTRRDNPRPANPPRSLGASLRRVRQQIQGDGGDDHRISLDKRVETLLDADREQLLFRLRQIISLLVAHDVAVDWRRLLRDVRSWDHEDRFVQLAWARDYFAASSETPHGTTDSTTASSGTTPAKE, from the coding sequence TTGAGTAATACTGCACCTTCAAGCGATGTGATCGATCGCTTCGTCACACGGCTAGAGACGCTGGACGCGGGCGGGCGGGCGCGGCTCAAGCGCAACGCCGGGCACACGCTCAACGAAGCGCGCGATGTGTACCAGATCTTTTTCTCGCTCCTACCCTTGGGCGTTCAGGAGCGTCATCAGGACGACTATTTTTTGATCGCCACACTGTACGCTGTCGGCACTCGCCGCGACAACCCGCGACCGGCCAACCCGCCGCGCAGCTTAGGCGCGTCGCTGCGGCGGGTGCGGCAGCAGATCCAGGGTGACGGCGGCGATGACCATCGGATCAGCCTTGACAAGCGTGTCGAGACGCTCCTAGACGCCGACCGCGAGCAACTGCTGTTCCGGCTGCGTCAGATCATCAGCCTGCTCGTCGCGCACGACGTTGCCGTTGATTGGCGACGGCTGCTGCGCGATGTTCGCTCATGGGACCACGAGGATCGCTTTGTTCAGCTTGCCTGGGCACGCGATTACTTCGCGGCATCGTCGGAGACGCCACACGGCACGACTGACTCAACAACCGCCTCATCTGGAACAACACCAGCTAAGGAGTAG
- the cas7e gene encoding type I-E CRISPR-associated protein Cas7/Cse4/CasC — MTLIAIHLLQNHAPSNLNRDENGDPKDSIFGGERRARISSQAIKRSIRKSEEFRAAFDPALIGERTQLLPTWIREELVAFNVSDEERAAILQHAVRFGKGDKRSSAAQVDESDSDDKAARGRGKGKGSAQPVSNGEETLKTAQLMFLTRREVQNLTARLVEKCREIGPSAFAALDTEKGLVQEFNKKYGELEPHAVDIAMFGRMTTSSPFKNIEAAVQVAPALSTHKIEPEFDFYTAVDDVSGESGAGFLGDTAFNSATYYKYFNIHWEGLLANLHDDRQIAAIAVQALLRAAMTAIPTGKQNSFAAHNLPDFALVEVLPKHIPLSYANAFLKPVRARSNESLMDASITALTAYAEKLPAKYNLQVDRAVFSIQQYNLANAMDCDDLNALVAWLEARLPQAAEA, encoded by the coding sequence ATGACTCTGATAGCGATTCACCTGCTGCAAAACCACGCACCGTCCAACCTCAACCGCGACGAAAACGGCGATCCGAAAGACAGCATCTTCGGCGGCGAGCGTCGCGCGCGCATCTCCAGCCAAGCGATCAAACGGAGCATCCGCAAGTCCGAAGAGTTTCGCGCGGCCTTCGATCCGGCGCTGATCGGCGAGCGAACTCAGCTTCTGCCTACCTGGATTCGTGAGGAGTTGGTGGCGTTCAACGTCAGCGATGAAGAGCGTGCCGCGATCTTGCAGCACGCCGTCCGCTTCGGCAAAGGCGATAAGCGGTCTTCCGCCGCGCAAGTAGACGAGTCGGATAGCGACGACAAAGCGGCCAGAGGGCGCGGCAAGGGCAAGGGCAGCGCACAGCCCGTCAGCAACGGCGAGGAAACGCTGAAAACCGCGCAGCTCATGTTTCTGACCCGCCGCGAGGTGCAAAACTTGACGGCACGGCTGGTCGAAAAGTGCCGCGAGATCGGCCCATCGGCGTTTGCGGCGCTGGATACGGAAAAAGGTCTGGTCCAAGAATTCAACAAGAAGTACGGCGAGCTTGAGCCGCACGCGGTGGACATCGCCATGTTCGGTCGCATGACCACGTCCAGCCCGTTCAAGAACATCGAGGCTGCCGTGCAGGTTGCACCTGCGCTCTCTACCCATAAGATCGAGCCGGAGTTTGACTTCTACACGGCGGTGGATGACGTGTCGGGCGAATCGGGCGCGGGCTTCCTGGGCGACACAGCCTTCAACAGCGCTACCTACTACAAGTATTTCAACATCCACTGGGAAGGGCTGCTCGCCAATCTCCACGACGACCGCCAGATTGCGGCGATCGCCGTGCAAGCCCTGCTGCGTGCCGCGATGACCGCGATTCCGACCGGCAAGCAAAATAGCTTTGCGGCGCACAACCTGCCGGATTTCGCGCTCGTGGAAGTGCTGCCGAAGCATATTCCGTTGAGCTACGCCAACGCCTTCTTGAAGCCGGTGCGCGCCCGCAGCAATGAGTCGCTGATGGATGCGTCGATCACGGCGCTGACCGCGTATGCCGAAAAGCTGCCTGCCAAGTACAACCTTCAGGTCGATCGAGCCGTGTTCTCCATCCAGCAATACAACCTTGCCAACGCGATGGACTGTGACGATCTGAACGCGCTGGTTGCATGGCTTGAGGCGCGGCTGCCGCAAGCAGCGGAGGCGTGA